A region of Faecalibacterium taiwanense DNA encodes the following proteins:
- a CDS encoding biotin--[acetyl-CoA-carboxylase] ligase: MSINEVRYLPECGSTNAYVKEHFEEFGPVGAVYTENQTAGRGRLGRSWVNAEGKALYYTVAIREPLAQPATLPLLASLAVRTQLKLRYGVDCQIKWPNDLLLNGKKIVGILCEGVSYGYQQQGRGILCGIGINLAQPQSYFDAAGLPNGTSLALQGAKVDLSTDPAWLAEGLTDFGFDRNMYVFARDGFAPFREEYKAACVNLGRRVTFDLPDGGQGAGEAVDVDEEGRLVVRTDSGEVHVFTGEVSVHGIYGAV; the protein is encoded by the coding sequence ATGAGCATCAATGAGGTGCGCTATCTGCCGGAATGCGGCAGCACCAACGCTTACGTGAAGGAACATTTTGAGGAGTTCGGCCCGGTGGGTGCGGTGTATACCGAGAACCAGACCGCAGGCCGCGGCCGTCTGGGCCGCAGCTGGGTGAACGCCGAGGGCAAGGCCCTGTATTATACGGTAGCCATCCGGGAACCGCTGGCCCAGCCTGCCACCCTGCCGCTGCTGGCAAGCCTTGCCGTGCGCACCCAGCTCAAGCTGCGCTACGGCGTGGACTGCCAGATCAAGTGGCCCAACGACCTTCTGCTCAACGGCAAAAAGATCGTGGGCATCCTGTGCGAGGGCGTGAGCTACGGCTACCAGCAGCAGGGCCGGGGCATTTTGTGCGGCATCGGCATCAATCTGGCCCAGCCGCAGAGCTACTTTGATGCCGCCGGTCTGCCCAACGGCACCTCGCTGGCGCTGCAGGGCGCAAAGGTGGATCTTTCCACCGACCCCGCATGGCTGGCCGAGGGCCTGACCGACTTTGGCTTTGACCGCAACATGTATGTGTTTGCCCGCGATGGCTTTGCACCCTTCCGGGAGGAATACAAGGCCGCCTGCGTCAATCTGGGCCGCCGGGTCACCTTCGACCTGCCGGACGGCGGGCAGGGTGCAGGCGAAGCCGTCGATGTGGACGAAGAGGGCCGTCTGGTGGTGCGCACCGACAGCGGCGAAGTGCACGTTTTTACCGGCGAAGTATCGGTGCACGGCATCTATGGGGCCGTGTAA
- a CDS encoding metallophosphoesterase, which translates to MTKLLVLSDSHGGRTAIERVLMKESKSIDALIFLGDGLRDLELALTLYPKLRAYSVAGNCDYGALEPTDGLAAFDGVVIFYTHGHMYGVKYDLDTLADAASARGAEVALFGHTHIPHAETRSKVFLFNPGSCGRCYTGPDTYGILTLDEGKVTAYEHKEVPKQ; encoded by the coding sequence GTGACAAAGCTTCTGGTTTTGAGCGACAGCCACGGCGGACGCACCGCCATTGAGCGTGTGCTGATGAAAGAGAGCAAAAGCATCGATGCCCTGATCTTTCTGGGCGACGGCCTGCGGGATCTGGAACTGGCTCTGACGCTGTACCCCAAGCTGCGGGCCTACTCGGTGGCGGGCAACTGCGATTACGGTGCACTGGAACCCACCGACGGCCTTGCCGCCTTTGACGGCGTGGTGATCTTTTACACTCACGGTCATATGTACGGTGTGAAATACGATCTGGATACGCTGGCAGATGCCGCATCTGCCCGGGGTGCCGAGGTGGCGCTGTTCGGTCACACCCACATCCCTCATGCAGAGACCCGCAGCAAGGTGTTTTTGTTCAACCCCGGCTCCTGCGGCCGGTGTTACACCGGGCCGGACACCTACGGCATCCTGACGCTGGACGAAGGCAAAGTGACCGCCTATGAACATAAAGAGGTACCCAAACAATGA
- the rsmI gene encoding 16S rRNA (cytidine(1402)-2'-O)-methyltransferase gives MAGTLYIVATPIGNLDDMPPRVAATFGAADFIAAEDTRVTMKLLNFLGLKKPMVSYYEHALQKGEGILRRIEAGESCALCSDAGMPCVSDPGEVIVRDALARGIKVVPVPAASACVTALAVSGQDTSRWVFEGFLPVNRKQKKERLAALLQEKRTTIFYEAPHKLRTTLDDLANAFGADRSITLCRELTKLHEDIWKTTLGEAVEHYKTNEPRGEYVLVMAGAPETADPEQELTLEQAAHRALELTGQGFGPTAAAKAAAQGTPYSKSEVYKQLLVLQQGQQAGE, from the coding sequence ATGGCAGGAACTCTTTATATCGTGGCAACGCCCATCGGCAATCTGGACGATATGCCGCCGCGCGTAGCGGCCACCTTTGGCGCGGCAGACTTTATTGCCGCCGAGGACACCCGTGTGACCATGAAGCTGCTGAACTTTCTGGGCCTGAAAAAGCCCATGGTCAGCTACTATGAGCACGCCCTGCAGAAGGGTGAGGGCATCCTGCGCCGCATTGAAGCAGGCGAGAGCTGTGCCCTGTGCAGTGATGCGGGCATGCCCTGCGTCTCCGACCCGGGCGAGGTGATCGTGCGGGACGCACTGGCCCGGGGCATCAAGGTGGTGCCGGTACCGGCGGCTTCCGCCTGCGTCACAGCGCTGGCCGTGTCCGGGCAGGACACCTCCCGCTGGGTGTTCGAGGGCTTTCTGCCCGTGAACCGCAAGCAGAAAAAAGAGCGGCTGGCTGCGCTTTTGCAGGAAAAGCGCACCACCATCTTTTACGAAGCGCCCCACAAGCTGCGCACCACGCTGGACGATCTGGCCAATGCCTTTGGCGCAGACCGCAGCATCACCCTGTGCCGGGAGCTGACAAAGCTGCACGAGGATATCTGGAAGACTACCCTCGGCGAGGCGGTGGAGCACTACAAGACCAACGAGCCGCGCGGCGAGTATGTGCTGGTGATGGCCGGTGCGCCGGAGACCGCCGACCCGGAGCAGGAGCTGACGCTGGAGCAGGCAGCGCATCGGGCGCTGGAGCTGACCGGGCAGGGCTTTGGCCCCACCGCCGCAGCCAAGGCGGCGGCACAGGGCACACCTTATTCTAAAAGCGAAGTGTACAAGCAGCTGCTGGTATTGCAACAGGGCCAGCAGGCTGGTGAATGA
- a CDS encoding tRNA1(Val) (adenine(37)-N6)-methyltransferase, with translation MVYCSPEHRFGSDALLLARFCEPKRAQKAADLCSGCGIVALEWHDRGHRGPCMGLELQPEGSALLSAAVQEQDIGHIEPVCADLRAFRQGEGSFDVCACNPPYFTDGPQSQNAAHALARHENTCTLDDVCQCAFRLLKDGGRFALCHRPERLAEVLAVLRANRLEPKRLAFVKNKADGAPWLFLVEAQKNRKTGLRVEPDVLISAGAALYGR, from the coding sequence ATGGTTTATTGCTCGCCGGAGCACCGTTTTGGCTCCGACGCGCTGCTGCTGGCCCGTTTCTGTGAGCCAAAGCGCGCCCAGAAGGCCGCAGACCTGTGCTCCGGCTGCGGCATCGTGGCGCTGGAATGGCACGACCGCGGCCACCGTGGCCCCTGCATGGGGCTGGAGCTGCAGCCCGAGGGCAGCGCTCTGCTTTCCGCTGCGGTGCAGGAGCAGGACATCGGGCACATTGAGCCTGTCTGTGCCGACCTGCGCGCTTTCCGGCAGGGCGAGGGCAGTTTTGACGTGTGTGCGTGCAATCCGCCCTATTTCACGGATGGGCCCCAGAGCCAAAACGCAGCCCACGCCCTTGCCCGGCACGAGAACACCTGCACACTGGACGATGTGTGCCAGTGTGCGTTCCGCCTTTTGAAGGACGGCGGGCGCTTTGCGCTGTGCCACCGGCCGGAACGGCTGGCGGAGGTGCTGGCGGTGCTGCGGGCCAACCGGCTGGAGCCGAAGCGGCTGGCCTTTGTAAAGAACAAGGCGGACGGCGCGCCATGGCTCTTCCTTGTGGAAGCGCAGAAGAACCGCAAGACCGGCCTGCGGGTGGAGCCGGATGTGTTGATCAGCGCCGGTGCGGCGTTATATGGGAGGTAA